A genomic stretch from Kwoniella europaea PYCC6329 chromosome 2, complete sequence includes:
- a CDS encoding dephospho-CoA kinase encodes MLVVGLTGGIASGKSTVSKIFSEHHHIPIIDADLLAREVIEPGTSGFTTIINHFGPDRILDPNGVLDRAALGEIIFNDPNERKWLNGVIHPLVRREMVKRTVKYWLKGEWAVIVDVPLLIEAGMWKWVGEIVVVYVNEKLQLSRLISRPLPNSPPLTETQAKSRISSQMSLSEKINYSTYVLDNSGTIRDLEVQIDKLVNKWRVSQGFGIGIPIIDGWWYKLCWLVPPIGLTAGLMVLISRWMKYNIGGDKKGRRKGRGEVERNWKPEEIELRERNGRPGGRRRTGGSITDE; translated from the exons ATGTTAG TCGTTGGTCTAACAGGAGGTATAGCATCAG GTAAATCAACAGTCTCCAAGATATTTTCCGAACACCACCACATACCTATAATCGATGCCGACCTCCTAGCCAGAGAAGTGATTGAACCAGGAACATCAGGCTTCACGACtatcatcaatcatttcGGTCCTGACAGAATCCTCGATCCCAACGGCGTGCTGGACAGAGCCGCTCTTGGTGAAATCATATTCAATGATCCGAACGAGAGAAAATGGCTTAATGGGGTTATTCACCCCTTAGTAAGACGGGAGATGGTCAAGAGGACCGTGAAGTATTGGCTTAAAGGTGAATGGGCGGTAATCGTTGATGTGCCGTTGTTGATTGAGGCGGGGATGTGGAAGTGGGTAGGAGAGATTGTGGTCGTATATGT CAATGAGAAACTTCAATTGTCTCGTCTCATATCCCGTCCCCTCCCCAATTCACCCCCCTTAACCGAAACACAAGCTAAATCACGTATATCGTCTCAAATGTCCCTCTCTGAGAAAATCAATTATTCAACTTACGTCCTGGACAACTCTGGAACGATCAGAGATTTAGAAGTTCAAATTGATAAACTGGTAAATAAGTGGAGGGTATCTCAGGGATTTGGGATTGGTATACCGATTATAGATGGATGGTGGTACAAGTTATGTTGGCTCGTACCTCCTATTGGACTTACAGCAGGATTGATGGTTTTGATatcgaggtggatgaagTATAATATTGGTGGGGataagaaaggaagaaggaaaggaagaggtgaagtggaaagaaattggaagcctgaagagattgaattgaGGGAGAGGAATGGTAGACCcggaggaaggaggaggacaGGTGGGAGTATCACTGATGAGTGA
- a CDS encoding dihydropteroate synthase translates to MSSPPSSDSDSVNLSSLSIHLPNGLGPSAFNLSPPPPCPIILNISMFLRDGSILDTATGDSMSGLGVNYSAVSKSIYALVSCPRRVWNGPWALLREVSTIPSALPDVDRVKIEAVMPKALLHADSARYKATYSLDDKEVVVENRKCEIKDIKLECIIGLHPHERGEKQRLEVDVEGGDVDWGKWDHKYFADQVYEFVSNSSYGTIESLIHSLGSHLLNLPILSTSPSSSVSITIRKPSAIPFAVPSITIHRTKSDYPLPTSSSSSSSSADKRIFIAVGSNIGDRVDNIHKAINELQNNGCQLKNTSRLYESEPMYVEDQDRFVNGVIEISTTLSPLDLLRLLKRTEKSVGRTKTFTNGPRVIDLDLIFYGTEQVKIGKRGDEPDEDGVGWLECPHKSLGEREFVLRPLADIAPNLVHPSLRQTIHQLLSRLPQTTPPPLQPIIPFSGPSKPLRLSTPSTPYIMSIFNATPDSFSDGDPARTDPSYALEAVEKLFEGDDHPDILDIGGMSTRPGSDPCTEEEEINRVIPLIQAVRSSSNDHLRHVPISVDTYRASVAKKAIEAGASLINDVRGGNESGMLEVMAESNVPVVLMHSRGDSKNMNSAEMTDYASYGGVVEGVKKELSDLVNKAIQSGVKRWNIILDPGLGFAKTHQDNLVLLKNLNKLIEGDLKGYPMLVGGSRKGFIGKTINKAKPTERSFGDAALNAHCALSGVVDVLRAHCHAEARDTVKMSIAVRDA, encoded by the exons ATGtcatctccaccatcatcGGACAGCGACAGCGTCAACCTCTCATCGCTTTCCATCCACCTTCCCAACGGCCTCGGTCCATCTGccttcaacctctctcctcctccaccatgTCCCATCATACTCAACATATCAATGTTTCTCCGCGATGGATCTATATTAGATACAGCCACGGGCGACTCGATGAGCGGTCTGGGAGTGAACTACTCCGCAGTTTCGAAATCCATTTACGCTCTCGTCTCCTGTCCACGGAGAGTATGGAACGGTCCATGGGCACTTTTGAGGGAGGTGTCGACGATTCCTTCCGCCCTGCCTGATGTAGATAGAGTGAAGATAGAAGCTGTCATGCCTAAGGCTTTATTACATGCTGATTCCGCCAGGTATAAAGCTACATATTCGTTGGATGACAAGGAGGTTGTGGTGGAAAACAGGAAATGTGAGATTAAGGATATAAAATTGGAATGTATAATTGGATTACATCCCCATGAGAGAGGGGAGAAACAGAGATTGGAGGTGGATGTCGAAGGTGGGGATGTGGATTGGGGAAAATGGGATCATAAGTACTTTGCAGATCAGGtttatgag TTCgtatccaactcatcttACGGTACGATCGAATCCCTCATCCATTCTCTCGGATCACACCTATTGAACCTACCCATATTATCAAcctccccttcatcttcagtgTCAATAACGATCCGTAAACCATCTGCTATACCCTTTGCTGTACCAAGTATAACCATACACCGAACCAAATCAGACTACCCTTTGCCTActtcctcgtcttcgtcatcttcctctgcgGATAAACGGATATTCATCGCTGTGGGTTCAAATATAGGAGATAGGGTAGATAATATACATAAAGCCATCAACGAATTACAGAATAATGGATGTCAGTTGAAGAATACGAGTAGACTGTATGAGAGTGAACCGATGTATgtagaagatcaagataggTTCGTGAATGGGGTAATTGAG ATCTCAACGACGTTATCTCCTCTTGACCTGTTACGTCTCCTGAAACGGACTGAGAAGTCAGTAGGAAGGACCAAAACATTTACGAATGGCCCGCGAGTCATTGACCTAGATCTGATATTCTACGGTACAGAGCAGGTCAAGATTGGTAAGAGGGGAGACgaacctgatgaagatggtgttgGGTGGTTGGAATGCCCTCATAAGAGCTTGGGAGAAAGGGAATTTGTACTGAGACCTCTAGCAGA CATCGCACCCAATCTTGTCCATCCTTCTCTGCGACAGACAATACATCAACTTCTCTCTCGATTACCCCAAACTaccccaccacctcttcaGCCTATCATACCCTTCTCCGGTCCTTCCAAACCTCTACGCCTCTCTACACCCTCAACACCGTACATTATGTCGATATTCAATGCTACACCCGACTCCTTCTCGGATGGTGATCCGGCACGTACCGATCCATCTTACGCTCTGGAAGCAGTAGAAAAGCTAttcgaaggagatgatcatcctgatATATTGGACATAGGCGGGATGTCGACTCGACCTGGTTCAGACCCATgtacagaggaagaagagatcaatcgaGTGATACCTCTGATCCAGGCCGTACGGTCATCCTCAAATGATCATCTGAGGCACGTACCCATATCGGTCGATACCTATCGAGCTAGTGTAGCAAAGAAGGCGATTGAGGCCGGTGCCAGTCTCATCAACGATGTCAGAGGAGGTAATGAATCAGGGATGTTGGAAGTGATGGCTGAATCGAACGTTCCTGTGGTATTGATGCATTCCAGGGGCGATTCTAAGAATATGAATTCAGCTGAGATGACCGATTACGCATCCTATGGAGGTGTAGTCGAGGGAGTTAAAAAGGAATTGAGTGATTTGGTTAATAAAGCTATACAGAGCGGagtgaagagatggaatATCATCTTAGATCCTGGGTTAGGGTTCGCCAAGACCCATCAAGATAACTTGGTATtgttgaagaatctgaaTAAGTTGATAGAAGGAGATTTGAAGGGATATCCAATGTTAGTAGGAGGAAGTAGGAAGGGTTTCATTGGTAAGACGATAAACAAGGCCAAACCGACCGAAAGGTCATTCGGAGATGCGGCGTTGAATGCTCATTGTGCGTTGAGTGGGGTTGTGGACGTGTTGAGAGCACATTGTCATGCAGAAGCTAGAGATACTGTCAAGATGTCGATAGCTGTTAGAGATGCTTAA